One region of Ostrinia nubilalis chromosome 14, ilOstNubi1.1, whole genome shotgun sequence genomic DNA includes:
- the LOC135078061 gene encoding collagenase-like codes for MKVLLGSVVLVLAIAASYAEGPFNYHQRIGIPEAAKIRRTEEDAAKAGVDLRIVGGSNVDISQVPYQVGLVIQILWILTSVCGGSLITNTRVITAAHCHHDGSVTAQSHTVVLGSNTIFSGGVRQTTSNIVMHPQWNPSTVANDVAVIRINAVTFTNVIQPISLPSGSQLNNNFVGQVGIASGFGRTSDGANIPNNQLVSWVRLPIITNQACASVFGPFIFSSTICTNGSGGLGTCQGDSGGPLAVEVGNSRVLVGVTSFGAAAGCQAGLPAAYARVTSFVSWILAI; via the exons ATGAAGGTACTTCTTGGGTCAGTGGTTCTGGTCTTGGCCATCGCGGCTTCTTATGCTGAGGGGCCATTTAACTACCATCAGAGGATTGGCATTCCTGAGGCAGCTAAGATCAGAAGGACTGAGGAAGATGCGGCCAAGGCTGGTGTCGATCTCAGAATCGTTGGTGGATCCAATGTTGACATCTCCCAAGTACCTTACCAA GTTGGTCTAGTCATCCAAATCCTATGGATCCTGACTTCTGTGTGCGGAGGCAGCTTGATCACAAACACCCGTGTGATCACCGCTGCCCACTGCCACCATGACGGTAGCGTCACCGCTCAGTCCCACACCGTCGTGCTCGGCTCCAACACTATCTTCAGCGGTGGTGTACGTCAGACCACCTCTAACATTGTCATGCACCCTCAGTGGAACCCGTCAACCGTTGCTAATGACGTTGCCGTCATTAGGATTAACGCTGTTACTTTCACCA ATGTGATCCAGCCCATCTCTCTGCCCAGCGGATCTCAGCTAAATAACAACTTCGTAGGCCAGGTCGGAATTGCTTCTGGATTCGGACGCACTTCTGATG GTGCTAACATCCCGAACAACCAACTCGTGAGCTGGGTGAGACTGCCGATCATCACCAACCAGGCGTGCGCCTCAGTCTTCGGACCCTTCATCTTCAGTAGCACCATCTGCACCAACGGTTCTGGTGGTCTGGGCACGTGCCAGGGAGACTCTGGCGGTCCTCTCGCTGTGGAAGTTGGCAACTCTAGGGTCTTG GTCGGTGTGACTTCCTTCGGTGCTGCTGCCGGTTGCCAAGCTGGATTACCTGCGGCGTACGCTCGCGTCACCTCATTCGTCTCCTGGATCTTGGCCATATAA
- the LOC135078310 gene encoding uncharacterized protein LOC135078310, whose translation MATTYPGVVSIIKRAFSRQSLSTRTSEIMISSLAPSSLKQYNCAYKKWWKFCKDHKLDLFCSNIPKILEFFTELYDSGSNYSTLNTTRSALAVILGKQFSQDDRILRFIKGVYRTKPCFPKYESTWDPNIVLNHLSQFFPNERQNLEILTKKLVTLLSLSTAQRTQTLSLIELSNVRTLESKIEILIDNLTKTSAPNRTIHPLVIPFFQQRPEICPGSTIVAYINATKEYRELTHTNKLILTIKKPYHNASSSTIGRWIKNVLSDSGVDTSIFGAHSTRHASTSAASRKGASIDSIKRAAGWTGNSLIFAKFYNRPIATDSATDFANVVFN comes from the coding sequence ATGGCAACAACTTACCCTGGTGTCGTCAGTATTATCAAGCGTGCATTCTCAAGACAATCATTATCCACAAGAACCTCGGAAATAATGATATCATCTTTAGCTCCGAGTTCACTCAAACAGTATAACTGCGCCTACAAAAAGTGGTGGAAATTTTGTAAAGACCACAAATTAGACTTGTTTTGCAGTAACATACCAAAAATTCTAGAATTTTTCACTGAACTATATGATTCCGGCTCGAATTATTCCACCTTAAATACCACACGCTCTGCTCTCGCTGTCATCCTGGGCAAACAGTTCTCACAAGATGACAGGATACTGCGATTTATTAAAGGAGTATACAGAACAAAACCATGTTTTCCCAAATACGAATCAACCTGGGACCCGAACATAGTTTTGAACCACCTTTCACAATTCTTTCCTAATGAAAGGCAAAACCTCGAAATTCTTACAAAAAAATTGGTAACTCTGCTCTCATTGTCAACAGCACAACGGACCCAGACGTTATCATTAATTGAACTATCAAACGTCAGAACGTTAgaatcaaaaatagaaatttTGATCGATAACCTAACCAAGACCTCTGCACCAAACCGTACAATTCACCCACTCGTCATACCCTTTTTTCAACAAAGACCCGAAATATGCCCGGGATCAACTATAGTGGCTTACATAAACGCCACTAAAGAATATAGGGAACTTACGCATACTAATAAGTTGATCTTGACAATTAAAAAACCTTACCACAACGCCAGCTCATCGACCATAGGTCGATGGATTAAAAATGTCCTCTCAGATAGCGGCGTGGATACCAGTATATTTGGCGCGCATAGTACGCGACATGCATCCACGTCCGCCGCTAGTCGAAAAGGCGCTTCAATTGACAGCATAAAACGAGCTGCGGGGTGGACGGGTAATTCATTGATTTTCGCCAAATTTTATAATCGCCCTATAGCGACAGATTCTGCCACTGATTTTGCCAATgtggtatttaattaa